A genome region from Taeniopygia guttata chromosome 18, bTaeGut7.mat, whole genome shotgun sequence includes the following:
- the AANAT gene encoding serotonin N-acetyltransferase: MSALSALPFLKPIQLRSPRAQRRHTLPASEFRCLGPGDAASVFEIEREAFISVSGDCPLHLDEIRHFLNLCPELSLGWFEEGRLVAFIIGSLWDQERLSQAALTLHKPQGSAVHIHVLAVHRTVRQQGKGSILMWRYLQHLRCLPCARRALLMCQPFLVPFYQKCGFQALGPCGVTVGDMAFVEMQHAVRGHAFMRRNSGC; the protein is encoded by the exons GGCCCAGCGCCGGCACACGCTGCCCGCCAGCGAGTTCCGCTGCCTCGGGCCCGGGGACGCCGCCAGCGTGTTCGAGATCGAGCGTGAGG CCTTTATATCGGTTTCTGGGGACTGTCCCCTGCACCTCGACGAGATCCGCCACTTCCTGAACCTGTGCCCGGAGCTGTCCCTCGGCTGGTTTGAGGAAGGGCGGCTGGTGGCATTCATCATCGGCTCCCTCTGGGACCAGGAGAGGCTCAGCCAG gcagcactgACCCTGCACAAGCCGCAGGGCTCGGCCGTGCACATCCACGTGCTGGCCGTGCACCGCACCGTGCGCCAGCAGGGCAAGGGCTCCATCCTGATGTGGCGCTACCTGCAGCACCTGCgctgcctgccctgtgcccgCCGTGCCCTGCTcatgtgccagcctttcctcgTGCCCTTCTACCAGAAGTGCGGCTTCCAGGCGCTGGGGCCCTGCGGGGTGACCGTGGGCGACATGGCCTTCGTGGAGATGCAGCACGCGGTGCGGGGACACGCCTTCATGCGCAGGAACAGCGGCTGCTGA